In the Xanthobacteraceae bacterium genome, CGATACATTGCCGAAGCGCGAATTCCGTGCGGGCTATGCCGAGGTCGCGAAATACGGCCTCATCAACAACGCGAAGTTCTTCAGCTGGCTGGAGAAGAGCTGGAAAGAGATTTTCGCTGGCGGCAAGGCGCGCGCCGAGGCGGTCGCCGTTAGTTGCAAGTCCAAGGCCGCAATCGTCGGCCGCGACGAACGCGAAACCGGCGAACGCGCACTCCTCAATCTCGGCCATACCTTTGGCCACGCGCTCGAAGCCGCGACCGGATTCTCGGATCGCCTGCTGCATGGCGAAGGCGTCGGCCTCGGCATGGTACTGGCGTTCAAACTTTCCGCGAAGCTCAAGCTCTGCAAGGATGCGGACGTTGCGCGCGTGATCGCACATCTTTCCGCGGTGGGCTTGCCGACCAGTCTCTCGCAGGTTCCCGGCAAGCTGCCAAATGCCGACAAGCTGCTCGAACTCATGGCGCAGGACAAGAAGGTTCAGCGCGGCAAGCTGGTGTTCATTCTCGCCAAGGGCATCGGCAAGGCTTTCATCGCGAAGAACGTGGATACGAAGATCGTGCGCGAAGTTTTGCGGGACGCGCTGGCGGAATAATTATTCGCCCGGCGCCTTCGGCACGATCGCGAGCGCATGCAGGCCCGCGCTCATCTCGTGATTGAGCAGGTCGTTGACCATGCGGTGCCGGTCGAGACGGCCCTTGCCCTGAAACGCTTCCGCCACCACGATCACGCGCACGTGTGTGACCTTGCCCGGCACATGCCCGGCATGGCCGACATGCTGCCCGCTCTCGTCGATCACTTCGAGCGATTCAGGTTTCAGCGCCGCCGCAAGACGGTCACGAATCCGGTCGATGGTCTTGTCGATCTTGGTGGTCATCGCCGCGCCGCTTAAAGCGTAGGCGCCGCCGCGTCAACGATACGACAACAACCAGCCGTTACCGTGCAGGCGCTTTGCTTGTGCCGGATCGCCCCAATCGCCATATAGTCGTCACATGAAGTTCGACTCGCCCCTGTTCGATAAAATCCGCGTCAAGCCGATTGAGCGGAATAAGAAGCAGAAGCTCAAAGCGGAGAGCCCTGCCTGCGATTGGCATGGCTGCAAGGAGCCGGGCACGCACAAGGCGCCGAAAGGGCGCGACAGCGAAGGCCAGTATTGGAATTACTGCCTCAACCACGTCCGCGAATA is a window encoding:
- a CDS encoding BolA family transcriptional regulator, with translation MTTKIDKTIDRIRDRLAAALKPESLEVIDESGQHVGHAGHVPGKVTHVRVIVVAEAFQGKGRLDRHRMVNDLLNHEMSAGLHALAIVPKAPGE
- the aroB gene encoding 3-dehydroquinate synthase codes for the protein MKKPSKPKQTVVKVKLGKRSYDIVIGNGLVAEAGKRVAKLRPGVAVAIVTDGNVARHHLDALEKSFADAGIRSRSVVLAPGESTKSYGNLEAVVEAILQSRIERGDLVVALGGGVIGDLAGFAASVVRRGVDFVQIPTSLLAQVDSSVGGKTGINSPHGKNLIGAFHQPALVLADLGVLDTLPKREFRAGYAEVAKYGLINNAKFFSWLEKSWKEIFAGGKARAEAVAVSCKSKAAIVGRDERETGERALLNLGHTFGHALEAATGFSDRLLHGEGVGLGMVLAFKLSAKLKLCKDADVARVIAHLSAVGLPTSLSQVPGKLPNADKLLELMAQDKKVQRGKLVFILAKGIGKAFIAKNVDTKIVREVLRDALAE